The stretch of DNA ATGCCCAGGGTCTCGGCGGGCGGCAGGTTCTCTGCGTGGTCATCAACGAAGACGCACTCAGGACCGGTCAGGTCCAGGGCGTCAAGCGCGCGCTGATAGATGAGCGGCGACGGTTTCCGTACGCCTTCCAGTTCCGACAAGATGACGGCATCGAAGAAGTCCGTCCACATGCCCTTGTCCTCGTACGGGTTGTAGGGCTCGATCCCGAACGAGTTGCTGAGCATGGCCACCTTGATCCCGGCCGCGCGAGCGCGCTTCGCGGCGGCGACGATCTGAGGCTCCGGGTGAAGGTTCGCCAGAGCGCGCCGCATCAGGTCGGTGGAGTCGATGCCGAGGATGCCGCCGATGACACGGTTCCAGTCTTCCTGGGTCGCCTCACCGACCTCCAGCGCTGCGTAGATCGCGACGCCTTCAGGATGCTCATTCAGTGCCGCGAAATACGCGCCTGGAGTCAATCCCTCCGTCCTTTCGAACGCCTGCCCGTTCAGTCGCATCCGAGTGGTGAGCACACCACCGAAGTCGAGAATCAGGCCACGGTATGGGGCTGGCAAAGCGTCCTCCTTGCCGATCTTGCGTACGTGTACGCGGTCCCCCGGCCGCAGGGCGACAGGGGGACCGTTGAGTGCCCTCCCCAGAGGGAGAGACCCCCAGTATCGCCTCTCCCCGACGCACGTGGGCCTACGCTTGACACGAGTGCCCTGTCCACTACGGCGAACGGTCAACCCATGGTGTATGACGGAGAGTTGTTCAGCATCGGCCAACGGATCAAGTGGTGGCGTGAGCGCCGGGGCTTGTCCCAAAGGATGCTGGGAGACCTAATCGGCAGGTCAGAGAACTGGGTCTACAAGATTGAGAACGATCGGATGCCGCTGGACCGGCTTCCGATCCTGATCGCGCTGAGTAAGCAGCTGCGATGCAGTCTGGAGGACCTGACGGGCGGATACGTATCCGGAATCGTTACGGCGGGCACGGAGCACGAGCATGTTCCGCTCATCCGACAGGCCCTGTCGCTGCCCGCCT from Streptomyces tsukubensis encodes:
- a CDS encoding HAD-IA family hydrolase is translated as MPAPYRGLILDFGGVLTTRMRLNGQAFERTEGLTPGAYFAALNEHPEGVAIYAALEVGEATQEDWNRVIGGILGIDSTDLMRRALANLHPEPQIVAAAKRARAAGIKVAMLSNSFGIEPYNPYEDKGMWTDFFDAVILSELEGVRKPSPLIYQRALDALDLTGPECVFVDDHAENLPPAETLGIRTVHHTTDPTGTAAILDSLLLDPAPA